The Candidatus Binatia bacterium genome includes a window with the following:
- a CDS encoding arginyltransferase, producing MYDAPSRCPYLPGQTARLPLRLPARPLRPEEFAKRLQAGDRRQGLLLYRASCPACHACEPIRVDVNAFVADKTQRRIFRRGETTLQTEIGRPAVRPEKVALYNRHKLERGLLVGDGLVNADGYEQFLVETCTDTIEMTYRYDGILVGVAVADRAADALSAVYCFYNPDFARFSPGTYSVLKQVALCRAWGLRYLYLGLYIADCRAMNYKARYLPHERFIDGTWRRFEGR from the coding sequence GTGTACGACGCGCCTAGTCGGTGTCCATACCTGCCGGGACAGACGGCGCGGCTGCCATTACGCCTGCCGGCCCGGCCGCTGCGGCCGGAGGAGTTTGCCAAGCGTCTGCAAGCGGGTGACCGCCGGCAGGGCCTGCTGCTGTACCGGGCTAGCTGCCCGGCCTGCCACGCGTGCGAGCCTATTCGGGTCGACGTGAACGCGTTCGTGGCGGACAAGACGCAGAGGCGGATCTTCCGCCGCGGTGAGACCACACTGCAAACCGAGATCGGACGCCCTGCGGTAAGGCCGGAGAAGGTTGCGCTCTATAATCGGCACAAACTGGAGCGCGGCCTGCTCGTTGGTGATGGGCTGGTCAATGCCGACGGCTACGAACAGTTTCTGGTTGAGACCTGCACCGACACGATCGAGATGACGTACCGGTACGACGGCATCCTCGTCGGGGTGGCTGTGGCCGATCGCGCCGCCGACGCACTCTCTGCCGTCTATTGCTTCTACAATCCCGACTTTGCGCGGTTCAGTCCAGGGACGTACTCGGTTCTCAAGCAGGTTGCCCTATGCCGCGCCTGGGGGCTCCGTTACCTGTACCTCGGGCTCTACATCGCCGACTGCCGGGCGATGAACTACAAGGCGCGCTACTTGCCGCACGAGCGGTTCATCGACGGGACATGGCGCCGCTTCGAGGGACGATGA
- a CDS encoding DUF4499 domain-containing protein, translated as MDRPHVGWWVFVVGGMVLTGVLAFHPGAYAEWCALVTARIPQGLLRGIFVAALITHLGEGLYAWRLAQRAGLGSSATGWFLQTFTLGFPSLRLLRRRARVRGTALDVQRATLGRRQEPESSE; from the coding sequence GTGGATCGCCCTCACGTTGGCTGGTGGGTTTTCGTGGTGGGTGGGATGGTGCTGACGGGGGTGCTGGCATTCCACCCTGGTGCCTACGCCGAGTGGTGCGCCCTCGTCACCGCGCGCATCCCACAGGGCTTGCTGCGCGGCATCTTCGTGGCCGCCTTGATCACCCACCTCGGGGAAGGCCTGTACGCGTGGCGTCTGGCGCAGCGGGCCGGGCTCGGGTCGAGCGCCACCGGCTGGTTCCTGCAGACCTTCACGCTCGGCTTCCCGTCGCTGCGGCTGTTGCGGCGCCGGGCGCGGGTGAGAGGAACAGCCCTCGACGTGCAGCGGGCAACCCTCGGCCGGAGGCAGGAGCCAGAGTCGTCGGAATAG
- a CDS encoding SDR family NAD(P)-dependent oxidoreductase: MADDFADRFGPWALVTGASSGIGEQFARQLAARGLHLVITARRTALLENLAADIKRQHGTQVEVLALDLTRSDFIEPLLNVCEGKNIGLVVSNAGFGLKGEHHQLDATRLSAMLNVNCRAPMLIAHAFAPGLIARGRGGLLLTGSIEGFIAFPLSTAYAATKAFVMALGEGLWGELTARGVDVMVLAPGATDTDAPILQGIDRSQLVGLMPPSEVARQALAQLGKKPVFITGWMNRLMVGLLTALPRRVAVRVTGGAMKTALERSRKMASRSPR; the protein is encoded by the coding sequence ATGGCGGACGATTTCGCCGACCGTTTTGGGCCCTGGGCACTGGTGACCGGTGCTTCGTCGGGAATCGGCGAACAGTTTGCCCGCCAACTCGCGGCGCGGGGGCTTCACCTGGTCATCACCGCGCGTCGAACGGCGCTTCTGGAGAATCTGGCTGCCGACATCAAGCGCCAGCACGGTACGCAGGTGGAAGTGCTGGCGCTGGATTTGACCCGCTCCGACTTTATCGAGCCGCTGCTGAACGTTTGCGAGGGCAAGAATATCGGGTTGGTGGTCAGCAACGCCGGCTTCGGCCTCAAGGGGGAGCATCACCAGCTCGATGCCACGCGGCTGAGTGCCATGCTGAACGTCAACTGCCGCGCACCCATGTTGATCGCGCACGCCTTTGCGCCCGGATTGATCGCGCGTGGCCGCGGTGGGCTGCTGCTCACCGGCTCGATCGAAGGGTTCATCGCCTTCCCGTTGTCGACCGCTTACGCAGCTACCAAGGCCTTCGTGATGGCGCTGGGTGAAGGGCTGTGGGGAGAACTCACGGCACGCGGCGTAGACGTGATGGTGCTGGCGCCCGGTGCGACTGACACTGATGCCCCGATCTTGCAGGGCATAGACAGGAGCCAGCTCGTCGGGCTCATGCCCCCATCCGAAGTCGCCCGCCAGGCGCTGGCGCAACTTGGCAAGAAGCCGGTGTTCATTACGGGGTGGATGAACCGGCTGATGGTGGGGTTGCTCACCGCTCTTCCCCGGCGCGTCGCCGTGCGGGTTACCGGCGGTGCCATGAAGACGGCGCTGGAGCGTTCGCGGAAGATGGCTTCTCGGTCTCCCAGGTAG
- a CDS encoding peroxiredoxin: protein MAIKVGDSLPVDIKLKEMGEGGVKDVTVGEIFKGKKVVLFAVPGAFTPTCSMKHLPGFLEQASAIKAKGVHEIVCLSVNDAFVMGAWGKANSVAGKIRMVADGNGDFSKAIGLALDASGFGMGTRSQRYAMIVQDGTVKELFVEPSAGLTVSSAESVLAKL, encoded by the coding sequence ATGGCCATTAAAGTTGGCGATAGCTTACCCGTGGATATCAAGCTGAAAGAGATGGGAGAAGGCGGGGTGAAGGATGTGACTGTCGGTGAGATCTTCAAGGGCAAGAAGGTGGTGTTGTTCGCGGTCCCCGGCGCGTTCACGCCGACGTGCTCCATGAAGCACCTGCCCGGGTTCCTCGAGCAGGCGAGCGCAATTAAGGCCAAGGGAGTGCATGAGATTGTCTGTTTGTCAGTCAACGACGCATTTGTCATGGGTGCGTGGGGCAAGGCCAACAGCGTGGCGGGGAAAATCCGCATGGTGGCGGACGGCAACGGCGATTTCTCCAAAGCCATCGGCTTGGCTCTCGATGCCAGCGGCTTCGGCATGGGGACGCGTTCTCAGCGCTACGCCATGATCGTGCAGGACGGCACGGTCAAAGAGTTGTTTGTGGAACCAAGTGCCGGCCTCACTGTTTCCAGTGCCGAGTCGGTACTTGCAAAGCTCTGA
- a CDS encoding MFS transporter has protein sequence MRLAARAARPAAPHAPRAPSGRRSSAASGRWFYGWRIVAVAFLTHCVTTGIVFYSFGVFLNSLTEQFGWTRAQVSFGFSLVAMCGAVYSPFVGRVVDRYGPRPSQLTGACAMALGFFLLRGINSLAQFYILMGAVVALGSTALGPLPSNTAVANWFVRQRGRALGISTAGISMGGVVFVPLTQFLIDHYGWRDALGLLGLFVLLATVPPVALFMRRSPESMGLRPDGAAPPAAGIRFDPTEEIERSWTPAQALSHRNFWLIAGAFALTVMGLSATLLHLITFLRDRGIGARDAAWVLGATAGVGVVGKLGFGALLDRFEQRRVIMWCFGLQAVGVLLLIVANGPVSLFLYVLVYGFAMGGNATLQATILGECFGRLHYGAIAGRMNPFIVFIQALAIPAAGAIRDSWGTYVPAFVGIFIANLIAIACIARLEPAAKA, from the coding sequence ATGCGCCTAGCTGCGCGGGCGGCACGCCCCGCCGCCCCGCACGCGCCTCGTGCGCCTTCCGGACGGCGCTCCTCAGCCGCCAGCGGTCGTTGGTTTTACGGCTGGCGCATCGTTGCGGTCGCTTTCCTCACCCACTGCGTCACCACGGGGATTGTTTTCTACAGCTTCGGCGTGTTTCTGAACTCGCTGACCGAGCAATTCGGCTGGACGCGTGCGCAGGTGTCGTTCGGCTTCTCGCTGGTGGCCATGTGCGGAGCCGTGTATTCCCCGTTCGTCGGACGTGTGGTGGATCGGTATGGGCCGCGCCCGTCGCAGTTGACGGGGGCGTGTGCCATGGCGCTGGGCTTCTTCCTCCTGCGGGGAATCAATTCACTGGCGCAATTCTACATCCTCATGGGCGCGGTTGTCGCGCTCGGATCGACCGCACTCGGTCCGTTGCCCAGCAACACCGCGGTGGCCAATTGGTTTGTGCGCCAACGCGGCCGGGCGCTCGGCATCTCGACCGCCGGCATCTCGATGGGCGGGGTCGTGTTTGTGCCGCTCACGCAGTTTCTCATCGATCACTACGGCTGGCGCGATGCCTTGGGGTTGCTTGGCCTGTTCGTCCTGCTGGCAACAGTGCCGCCGGTGGCCCTGTTCATGCGTCGCTCGCCGGAGTCGATGGGATTGCGTCCCGATGGGGCCGCGCCGCCAGCCGCCGGCATCCGCTTCGACCCGACGGAGGAGATTGAGCGCTCGTGGACGCCAGCGCAGGCGCTGAGCCACCGCAATTTCTGGCTCATCGCCGGCGCCTTTGCTCTGACGGTCATGGGGCTTTCGGCGACGTTGTTGCACCTCATTACCTTCTTGCGGGACCGGGGTATCGGGGCACGCGATGCGGCGTGGGTGCTGGGTGCCACCGCCGGGGTCGGTGTGGTTGGTAAACTCGGGTTCGGGGCGTTGCTCGACCGTTTCGAACAGCGGCGCGTGATCATGTGGTGTTTCGGATTACAGGCGGTAGGCGTGCTGCTCTTGATCGTTGCCAACGGGCCGGTGTCGCTTTTCCTGTACGTGCTGGTCTACGGGTTCGCGATGGGTGGCAACGCCACCTTGCAGGCGACGATTCTGGGCGAGTGTTTCGGACGTCTTCACTACGGGGCCATCGCCGGGCGTATGAATCCCTTCATCGTCTTCATCCAGGCCTTGGCGATTCCGGCGGCAGGTGCGATCCGCGACTCTTGGGGAACGTACGTGCCGGCGTTCGTCGGCATTTTCATCGCCAACCTCATCGCCATTGCCTGCATCGCGCGCCTTGAGCCGGCGGCAAAGGCGTAG
- a CDS encoding PaaI family thioesterase — protein MDDPTQQQTPPFVRAWLLREPGRLIGKGHPAGDFLQAYEWHVLAETPGFLRIRAHVPAHVKNPRGQMFGGFTPTYVDMVALFTVHAGEDRKVTGFRTWLATTNMRVDYFEPIFGPEFVIESRILKKRGRTIFVETRFFDPEETLAVFALTTMREIKFDRPLGDV, from the coding sequence ATGGACGACCCCACGCAGCAGCAGACTCCGCCCTTCGTTCGGGCATGGCTCTTACGCGAACCCGGCCGACTGATCGGCAAGGGACATCCGGCTGGCGACTTTCTCCAAGCCTACGAGTGGCACGTCCTGGCGGAAACCCCCGGATTCCTGCGGATCCGCGCGCATGTCCCAGCCCACGTGAAAAATCCGCGTGGTCAGATGTTCGGCGGCTTCACCCCCACCTACGTCGACATGGTGGCGCTGTTCACCGTCCACGCCGGCGAAGACCGGAAAGTCACCGGCTTTCGCACCTGGCTCGCCACCACCAACATGCGCGTCGACTACTTCGAGCCGATCTTTGGACCCGAGTTTGTGATCGAAAGCCGTATCCTGAAGAAACGGGGCCGCACGATCTTCGTCGAGACCCGGTTCTTTGATCCCGAGGAGACCCTGGCCGTGTTCGCGCTCACCACGATGCGGGAGATCAAGTTCGACCGGCCACTCGGCGACGTGTGA
- a CDS encoding PKD domain-containing protein: MSVSADADQTSGGAPLSVAFEAEVTGGPPGLQYRWDFGDKSAPSPQLQAQHTYTSPGEYTATFTATGPGINESEEVGIEVTEEGFDVELDADPDIGTAPLTVQFSVGLDEEVPGPVSFQWDFGDGARDGHNPTNHTYRVPGEYTASVVVTNGHGQMARHDVEIQVDARDEGEQ, translated from the coding sequence GTGTCCGTTTCCGCCGATGCCGACCAGACGAGTGGAGGGGCGCCGTTGTCCGTGGCGTTTGAAGCCGAGGTCACGGGTGGGCCGCCGGGGCTGCAGTACCGTTGGGACTTCGGCGACAAGAGCGCTCCGTCGCCTCAGCTCCAGGCGCAGCACACCTATACGAGCCCGGGGGAGTACACGGCGACGTTTACCGCCACGGGCCCTGGCATCAACGAATCGGAAGAGGTCGGTATCGAGGTTACCGAAGAAGGTTTTGATGTCGAACTCGATGCTGACCCGGACATCGGAACGGCTCCGCTGACGGTGCAGTTTTCTGTGGGTTTGGATGAAGAGGTGCCGGGGCCGGTTTCGTTCCAGTGGGACTTCGGTGATGGTGCGCGGGATGGGCACAACCCGACCAATCATACCTACAGGGTGCCAGGTGAGTATACGGCCAGCGTGGTGGTGACCAACGGTCACGGGCAGATGGCGCGGCATGACGTGGAAATCCAGGTTGATGCACGCGATGAAGGTGAGCAGTAG